A region from the Fusarium graminearum PH-1 chromosome 4, whole genome shotgun sequence genome encodes:
- a CDS encoding signal recognition particle 54 kDa protein, translated as MVLQDLGRRINAAVTNLTREQNLDEKEICAALLEADVNVKLVGQLRKSIKTTVNFKELPPAVNKKRLIQKAVFDELVKLVDPHAEPFRPKKGKSNVIMFVGLQGAGKTTTCTKLARHYQSRGFKACLVCADTFRAGAFDQLKQNATKAKIPYYGSLTETDPAEVARAGVDQFKKERFEVIIVDTSGRHRQESALFQEMVDIQEAIKPDETIMVLDASIGQQAESQAKAFKEAADFGAIIITKTDGHAHGGGAISAVAATHTPIVFIGTGEHMLDFEKFAPQQFVQKLLGMGDMAGLMEHVQSLNLNQKDTIKHIQEGIFTVRDLRDQLSNIMKMGPLSKMAGMIPGMSNMMQGMDDEEGGAKLKRMIYICDSMTDKELDSDGKILIDQPTRMTRIARGSGTSVREVEDLLTQQRMMAGMAKKMGGNMKNMQRAQQAMGGGNKAQQLAAMQKRLQSMGGAGGAGGMPDMGSLMKMLGGGGGGGMPGMPGGMDMQAMMRQMGMGGGGGMPGMPGMPGGGRAKR; from the exons AtggttcttcaagatctcggCCGTCGCATCAACGCGGCGGTCACAAATCTCACACGAGAGCAAAACCTCGATGAAAAG GAGATCTGCGCCGCTCTCCTCGAAGCAGACGTCAACGTGAAACTCGTCGGCCAATTGCGAAAGTCCATCAAAACGAcagtcaacttcaaagaACTCCCCCCCGCCGTGAACAAGAAGCGCCTGATCCAAAAAGCCGTCTTCGATGAACTCGTCAAACTCGTCGATCCCCACGCCGAACCGTTCCGACcaaagaagggcaagagcAATGTCATCATGTTTGTCGGTCTCCAGGGTGCCGGAAAGACAACGACCTGTACAAAGCTCGCGCGACACTACCAGTCGAGAGGCTTCAAGGCTTGTTTGGTCTGTGCCGACACCTTCCGAGCCGGTGCTTTTGATCAGCTGAAGCAGAACGctaccaaggccaagattccCTACTATGGTTCCCTCACCGAGACTGATCCCGCCGAAGTCGCCCGCGCTGGTGTCGACCAAttcaagaaagagagattCGAAGTCATCATTGTCGACACGTCAGgtcgccatcgccaagagTCTGCTCTGTTCCAGGAGATGGTGGACATtcaagaagccatcaagCCTGACGAAACGATCATGGTCCTCGACGCATCGATCGGTCAACAAGCCGAGTCACAAGCGAAGGCGTTCAAGGAAGCTGCTGATTTCggagccatcatcatcaccaagacagACGGTCACGCACACGGAGGTGGTGCCATTTCTGCTGTTGCAGCCACGCACACCCCCATTGTGTTTATCGGAACTGGTGAACATATGCTGGATTTCGAAAAGTTTGCTCCTCAACAATTCGTGCAAAAGCTGCTTGGCATGGGCGACATGGCTGGATTGATGGAGCACGTCCAAagtctcaacctcaaccagAAAGACACCATCAAGCATATTCAGGAAGGTATCTTTACAGTCCGCGACTTGAGGGACCAGCTTTCCAACATTATGAAGATGGGCCctctgtcaaagatggcTGGCATGATTCCTGGTATGAGCAACATGATGCAGGGTatggacgacgaggaaggtGGTGCCAAACTCAAGCGAATGATCTACATCTGCGATTCCATGACCGACAAGGAACTCGACTCCGACGGCAAGATTCTCATCGACCAACCGACTCGAATGACACGAATTGCCCGCGGCTCGGGTACATCAGTACGAGAAGTCGAAGATCTCCTCACCCAACAGCGAATGATGGCTggcatggccaagaagatgggtgGCAACATGAAGAACATGCAGAGAGCACAGCAAGCCATGGGTGGTGGTAATAAGGCACAACAATTAGCAGCCATGCAAAAGAGACTACAGAGTATGGGAGGTGCAGGCGGTGCTGGAGGTATGCCTGATATGggaagcttgatgaagatgcttggtggaggaggaggtggtggtatgCCCGGCATGCCTGGCGGCATGGATATGCAAGCCATGATGCGACAGATGGGTATgggcggcggtggtggtatgCCTGGCATGCCCGGTATGCCAGGAGGTGGCAGAGCAAAAAGATGA
- a CDS encoding formyltetrahydrofolate deformylase produces the protein MANDHILTLSCPDKSGIVYAVTGIFADNKHNILDLQQFSDPVSERFFMRVHFGPTETESTEHLTEAFDKLAAEYKMEYDIRPVARKTRVLIMVSKIGHCLNDLLFRMKTGQLRMEVPVIVSNHPEYAALAESYGIEFHHLPVTKDTKAQQEGQVLELCKKHSIELIVLARYMQVLSPTLCEAMSGRIINIHHSFLPSFKGAKPYHQAYERGVKIIGATAHFVTADLDEGPIIEQRIARVDHAMSPKDLSEEGSNVESQVLAAAVRWYAEKRLFLNGHKTVVFN, from the coding sequence atggccaacGATCACATCCTCACTCTGTCGTGCCCCGACAAGTCCGGCATTGTTTATGCCGTGACTGGTATCTTTGCCGacaacaagcacaacatTCTCGACCTCCAGCAATTCTCCGATCCCGTCTCTGAGCGTTTCTTTATGCGAGTTCACTTTGGTCCTACCGAGACCGAATCTACCGAGCACCTCACTGAAGCTTTTGACAAGCTCGCCGCCGAGTACAAGATGGAATACGATATTCGTCCCGTTGCCCGCAAGACCCGAGTCCTCATCATGGTCTCCAAGATTGGTCACTGTCTCAACGATCTTCTCTTCCGCATGAAGACTGGCCAGCTTCGCATGGAGGTTCCCGTTATTGTTTCCAACCACCCCGAGTACGCCGCCCTCGCCGAGAGCTACGGAATTGAGTTCCACCATCTCCCCGTGACAAAGGATACCAAGGCTCAGCAGGAGGGACAAGTTCTTGAGCTCTGCAAGAAGCACAGCATTGAACTTATTGTCCTGGCTCGTTACATGCAGGTTCTCTCTCCTACATTGTGCGAGGCCATGTCTGGacgcatcatcaacatccaccACAGTTTCTTGCCTTCTTTCAAGGGAGCCAAGCCTTACCACCAGGCTTACGAGCGTGGTGTCAAGATTATCGGTGCCACCGCTCACTTTGTTACTGCTGATTTGGATGAGGGTCCCATTATTGAGCAGCGCATTGCCCGTGTTGACCACGCCATGAGCCCCAAGGATTTGTCTGAGGAGGGTTCCAATGTTGAGAGCCAAGTTCTTGCCGCTGCTGTGCGGTGGTATGCTGAGAAGAGGCTTTTCCTCAACGGTCACAAAACTGTTGTGTTTAACTAG